CCTAATTACAATTGGCCAAGCACCAAGCACATGTCCCTTCATGCCTTGAGTGAGTTTTAAGGTACAATGATTGATGAAAGTGTTGAGCAGGTATACACAGCCAAGGACTTGCAGTTAACATTTAACCAGGCCACCTTAGCAGACACACTGAATGTTTCTCAATCCCCTGCAGAACTGGTCTGGTCAAACGCCCTCCCCCACAACTACACTACTGATCCAACTACACCTGAGGGGAACACGAAGGAGCCGCTGCAATGAAACACTTCAGACTGAAGAACCTGTGGAAAGCCATGACCGTAGGACAGGCTGGTGGGGCGATTGAAGCGGACGCCAGTGGGGGTCAGTCCAGCCCAGACTCAAGCCCCAGCCGTCGGCCAGACCCTGTTGACCTGGGCTTCACCGTAGTGACCTCGCTGCCCGGTCCTCCTCGGGGCCAGTTGGACGGCAGCGTGTCGGACCGGGACAAGACGGGAGCCACGCTGCTGTTCTCGGGCGTCTTCTTGGGTCTGGTGGGCATGACCTTCACGGCCATGGGCTGGATCAATTACGAGGAGAGCCGCGCTTTCGAGTGGACGCAGTTCCTGGGGCCCGTGCTGCTCTCGGTAGGGGCCACGTTCGTCTTTATTAGCATCTGCAAGTTCCGGATGATCTCCTGCCTGGCCTGCGGTCAGCAGGAGGACGATGGTGGCAGTGACGGCAGAGGAGCCGAGGACAACAGCGAGCTGTCACGCAACCAATCCTTTGTCTTCGCGGGCATCAACCAGCCAATCACGTTGCACCGTGCCACTGTGGTCCAGTACATCCCACCCCCCTACGCGTCTGTCACGCAGGAGCCGGGTGTCCTCAGTGGTCAGCTCCCGCAGGGCTCCGCCCACAGTCCGCCGCAGTACTACAGCGTGTGCCCGCTAGAGCGTCCAGCTCAAAGCCGCAGTGCCAGCCTTGTGCCCAGCGCCCCGTCCAGCCGGCGGGAAAGCAGGTACCTGCCACCCCACTctctcctcaaacacacactcctcaaacacacactgctctatcacactcctcaaacacacactgctctaacacactcctcaaacacacactcctcaaacacacactgctcaaacacacactcctcaaacacacactgctctatCACAcactgctcaaacacacactgctctatcacacactcctcaaacacacactgctctatCACACACTGCTCTATCACAcactcctcaaacacacactgctctaacacacactcctcaaacacacactgctctaacacacactccttaaacacacactcctctagcACACActccttaaacacacactcctcaaacacacactgctctaaCACACACTGCTCTATCACACACTGCTCTAACACACTCCTCAAACACGCActcctctaacacacactcctcaaacacacactgctctaacacacactccttaaacacacactcctctagcacacactcctcaaacacacactcctcaaacacaaacttctcacacacacacacacttgtttttaCCAGCTGGGGCACAGCGTTGCTACCGAGACCGGAGCCTGGGACACTGTGTTCAGCTCCCCCAGGACAAAAACTATGTCATGAAATAAGGTGCATTTTTTTAAGGATGGACAGATAGCCTATAGAGGTCTTACATTAAGCCATACATCAAGCTTGGGAGTTCAGTAGTCACTGTTGAGCTTCTTGACAATAATGAGTGCAGCGAAGGTTCAATGACTTATATTATGTTGCGTTATAtgaaagcaacaccaaagagttttttctaccttaaaataatgtttccaaaatcgtttcagtggttcatcaactcgtaacaggatGAACGGTACTTCTGCAtttgcttcgcggccctctatcggctataaccgcactatgtaagtttgccagatcgggtagcggatctgtagttcgatggaatgacacataagaaactacaaatgtgacttgcatctgatgtcgcaatatatcgtactttcataaaatcatgcaacatattctaccttgtctgtggacattgttatttccaaagccagtgctggataaacaaatagtgcgtgcgacagaggaaaagttctttggtgttgctttaaaataaCTTTCAGAGTGAGATGGGTGAGTGCGTAGTCGTAAGGTTTAATGGTGTCCTGGGAGATAGTGGGGTAGCTGATGTAACAGCCATCACTGGTTCCATCTTCACTTTGAGGTCTTGCCCAGCATTAAAGGTGTAGTGTGTGATTGTCAAACATTAGAGGTGTAGTGTGTGATTCTGATACAATTTGTTTTATCAGTGCTTTAGCTGTCTGTTGAGTGTTTGCACCAAATAAAACTGTGGTGTTTGTACAAAGCCCTGGTTACACTTTTCAAGCAAACAAAGACGCCAACAAAAGTGTCTCAGACAGAGCCATAAATAACCCCAGCCAATCATCTCAGCAACAGGGGAGGGCGGGCTGTAATTTGTTGGGCTGTTGTGCTCACACTTTGGGATACACAAAGCGAGTTGCACACAGTACCTTTAAGGTGTATTATTATtcgatttttaaaaagtgtttgtacTGGCTCTCAGAATCCTCCTCCAGAGCAATCTTTAACTTCCTGGTTAATACTGGACCGGCCTCAGCCAATGATTGTAGGGGGAGTCAGTTCAGATGAGGGCCACATGGAAATCTCCATACTGTACATTTAGCATGTACTATCCAGACAGTGGATGTGCATGAATTGAACTTAGCAGGTGATTGTGTATAAATTGAATAGCTTATGGCTTAGCAGGTGATTGTGTATGAATTGAATAGCATATGAATTAGCAGATGACTGTGTATGAATTGAATAGCATATGATGTTGCAGGTGACTGTGTATGAATTGAATAGCATATGATGTTGCAGGTGATTGTGTATGAATTGAATAGCATATGACGTAGCAGGTGACTGTGTATGAATTGAATAGCATATGACGTAGCAGGTGACTGTGTATGAACTGAATAGCATATGGCGTAGCAGGTGATTGTGCTTTGATGAAGTGTCTGGGTACTGATGTTGCTCTCATGTGCTCCAGGAATCccacagggagagaggaggaagaggaggaaaagaatGAGGCTTATGATGAAGAGGCTTTGGACTGTGTCTCTCCACCAGCTTATGAAGATCTCTACCCATCTCTGCCCAATGACAATCACACCTAAGCTTTTTGCTCAACAAATGAATactaatatactgtatgttttatatatatttatatatgcagTATATTTGATATGCTCCAACCACAAAGGAATGGTGACTCCAAACTATTTTTACctttgtgtgtgctggtggACCGTGAGGTCCTGTGCAGTTGCACAAGTTCATTGACATGCAGAGTGCCTTGCCTAATGATATACCAACCGTGATTAAGAATCCCATGGCTGAGGCACTGCCCATTGGCACCCATACTGCACTTTGAACTTCAAACTGCTTCCTTTACTGTTTGAAAGTTTATAAATAGAGTGTTTGAAAGCACTAACACAAATGACTGCTGCATATTAACTTTAAATGAGACTGATGGCTGTGGTTTAGTACAGGGGcaatgtgtgttggtgttggagCATTTTCACCAATTTTAAGGTCTGGAGCAATAGTGTTCTTGGATGCCCGAAATGAAAATATTTCAAATAGCCTACTACAAGAATTCCcaaaatattaattaatataagAAATTGTGATTAAAATGTCTCTCCAAAATCTATTGCGTTTAATGCATCATTTTTTTTAGATCTGACAATAAAagttcagagacagagagaatagcAGGCTACACATATTTATTTCTGACATCAAAAACGCTATCTTAGCTCAGTGCACTTTTAACTATAATGCCGAGATGTCAAGCAATATCGTCCAGTAGCTTATAACAACTTCCTGTAATAACGCTGACAGTGGACACTGTGATAATTTGTGATAAGAAAAATGACCTTGTCTTTATTTTGATAAGAAGTGGTCTGATAGTAATTCACCGCTCCAGATACGTAGCCTACACCGGGGACCCAGATGCCGAGTGGCCGAGGCAGAGTGCACTCCTCCGGGCATGGGCTACACGGGCTCCGGCTGCACGCAAATGTTACGCAGACCACAGGGGGGCGGAAATAGTGAGGGAATCGATGAGAGGGAGCTGGGCaagaagaaaaacattttaaaactaaGAGGAGAAAAGTGCGCCTTAAACGACCAGTGAATTATTTAAATAGGCCTATGAAGTATGTTATTACATAATGAGATTAACTTAATTTAAAATTCTGTTCTACAATTATACCATAAAGTGTATTTTCTGTCTAATTGTTAAAATCAGGCTATTTGATAAAGAAAATATATTCTTCCTACGTGGTTTACTGCTTGTTAATCATACATAATCATATGTCTaaaaatgtgtgcgtgtatgtgtgtgcgtgtgtgtttttagaaACAATATAGACAATTAACAAGCAATTACAAAATATTATCGAGGTCATCTGACATTTCTATGACTTTAGAATGGTATAGCACACTATGGCCCATTTCCAAACATCTTGGCCAATGCAATCCAAAAACTATGTGACTAAAGTTCAATGCTGATTTCAGATTATATTTGTTAGGAAATTTCAAAGAGGCAAGGTGTATCGTGAGGGTTGATATACGTCTCCAAGGTATAGGGGAGACAGGCGCCTATATAGGCTAGACATTGTCATCGGTCTCTTGAATGTTGCAAAGTTGCACTCGCGCAGTTAAGTCCCCAAAGAAGCAGGCGTCATGggttattgttttatttatgtCATCACGCTGCTGACAGGGATGGAAAAAGCTTCTGAATTACGAATGAGTCCAAATAATTAGCTAAACGGGTTTTAATTATTGCACTTTCTTTGTATATGTTGAGGAAGTTTGATATAGCCTAACAAATGCGTTTAAAACCAAATTTGACTAACAACGTTTCCCAATAATGAcgggtagcctagcctatgttAACACATGTAGTTTTATAACTGTCTAAATctcatgtagcctaggctaatcattcaaatgtatttttttttcctgtggcGTGCAGTTAAAAATCAAAGTATTCATTCCAGCTGTCTTCCCCCAATGAATAATGTACTTAAGCCCGAGTACCCTGGTCTATAACGTGTATTTTTGTCTTGGTTCTGTGATAAATTATCTTATCGATGGTTTATATTTGATAAGACGATGTTTATTTGCTGACATGAAATAAATTGCTACTATTTAAAGAAGCGTGGCGAGAGGTACCCACGGCTAGAGGGTCCACCTTTACTGTTAATTTAGTTTTTATAGGTCAAGCCGGGCACGACCGTTTCTCTTATCCTCTGTGCTGTTAATCCATCTTTTATCTAAATAAACGTATGTCCTTAATGGAAATCACCAT
The Alosa alosa isolate M-15738 ecotype Scorff River chromosome 12, AALO_Geno_1.1, whole genome shotgun sequence DNA segment above includes these coding regions:
- the tmem174 gene encoding transmembrane protein 174; translated protein: MKHFRLKNLWKAMTVGQAGGAIEADASGGQSSPDSSPSRRPDPVDLGFTVVTSLPGPPRGQLDGSVSDRDKTGATLLFSGVFLGLVGMTFTAMGWINYEESRAFEWTQFLGPVLLSVGATFVFISICKFRMISCLACGQQEDDGGSDGRGAEDNSELSRNQSFVFAGINQPITLHRATVVQYIPPPYASVTQEPGVLSGQLPQGSAHSPPQYYSVCPLERPAQSRSASLVPSAPSSRRESRNPTGREEEEEEKNEAYDEEALDCVSPPAYEDLYPSLPNDNHT